The following coding sequences are from one Methanohalophilus halophilus window:
- a CDS encoding ArsR/SmtB family transcription factor — protein sequence MIIPEPIKCEIEYKGGVDNLYTKMPPEDEFKRWSEIHHALSSPLRLKILYMVTKQPLCVCIIKHILKVSDSKLSYHLSILSGSGIIKGTREGNWIIYSATEEGKQMIEGISGK from the coding sequence ATGATTATTCCCGAACCCATAAAATGTGAAATCGAATATAAAGGAGGAGTGGACAATCTTTATACAAAAATGCCTCCTGAAGATGAATTCAAACGTTGGAGTGAGATTCACCATGCATTATCATCCCCACTCAGGTTGAAGATACTATATATGGTAACCAAACAACCCCTTTGTGTATGCATAATAAAGCATATTCTAAAAGTATCTGATTCAAAGTTATCATACCACCTTTCAATATTAAGTGGAAGTGGTATCATAAAAGGAACCAGAGAAGGAAACTGGATAATATATAGTGCTACTGAAGAAGGCAAACAGATGATTGAAGGAATATCAGGGAAATAA